In one Ochotona princeps isolate mOchPri1 chromosome 16, mOchPri1.hap1, whole genome shotgun sequence genomic region, the following are encoded:
- the MZF1 gene encoding LOW QUALITY PROTEIN: myeloid zinc finger 1 (The sequence of the model RefSeq protein was modified relative to this genomic sequence to represent the inferred CDS: inserted 3 bases in 2 codons; deleted 3 bases in 2 codons; substituted 6 bases at 6 genomic stop codons): protein MGPLVYAGFVLRMDGTLADPGAVSAHLHIPWDLSMASLLGQIQSPSTSMRALVLLNILEGEQDPAGTQPXPTLVATIWHAPRGQGRGHPSTRSGEVPGSCCDMCGKVFSXRSNLLRHQKIHTTIRERPFACSECGRSFSRSLHLPHHQLTHTEECPFVCCDCSQGFVHSSCQEEHRRMHTQKQPFHCTGCGQSSRQCSNLLQHQRXPSPGTTPPALPSVPEPPGPFPCSECCESFTRCAVLPKHQAVHPGNKSFSYMECSEHFRRXLVLLQHWQAHSGERPFTCPECSQSFRQHSNLTQHWRIYTSEWPFACSESGKTFCQQPTLKQHMLVHTGEKPFACPECDXCFSQHLKLTHHHRTHTGEKPYHCSECSLGFTQVSRLIEHRRIHTGXWPFACPERGQSFRQHAKLTXHRRIHTGXRPFACPECSKTFRQWSTLTQHLHTHWQKPFACQYCGRCFHQSTKLIQHQHVHIAK from the exons ATGGGTCCACTTGTGTATGCAGGCTTTGTGCTCCGGATGGAC GGGACCCTTGCAGACCCAGGTGCTGTGAGCGCTCACCTCCATATCCCCTGGGACCTCAGTATGGCCAGCCTCTTGGGCCAAATCCAGTCACCTTCCACCTCCATGCGTGCACTTGTGCTACTCAACATCCTGGAAGGTGAGCAAGACCCTGCAGGAACCCAGCC GCCCACTCTGGTTGCCACCATATGGCACGCCCCCAGAGGTCAGGGTCGAGGCCACCCTAGCACTAGATCTGGGGAAGTTCCGGGCAGCTGTTGTGACATGTGTGGCAAAGTGTTCAGCTAACGCAGCAACCTGCTGAGGCATCAGAAGATCCACACAACCATTCGTGAGCGACCATTTGCGTGCAGTGAGTGTGGCCGCAGCTTCAGCCGCAGCTTGCACTTGCCGCACCACCAGCTCACACACACTGAGGAGTGTCCGTTTGTATGCTGTGACTGCAGCCAAGGCTTTGTGCACAGCAGCTGCCAGGAGGAGCACCGCAGGATGCACACGCAGAAGCAGCCCTTTCACTGCACAGGGTGTGGCCAGAGTTCCCGGCAGTGCTCCAACCTGCTGCAGCATCAGC ATCCCAGCCCTGGTACCACACCCCCTGCCCTTCCGAGTGTGCCCGAGCCCCCAGGTCCCTTCCCATGCAGTGAATGCTGCGAGAGCTTCACGCGATGTGCTGTGCTGCCCAAGCATCAGGCAGTGCACCCTGGCAACAAGTCCTTCAGCTACATGGAATGCAGCGAGCACTTCAGGCGCTGATTGGTGCTGCTGCAGCACTGGCAAGCCCACAGTGGCGAAAGGCCCTTTACCTGCCCAGAATGCAGCCAGAGCTTCCGCCAGCACTCCAATCTCACCCAACACTGGCGCATCTACACCAGTGAATGGCCCTTTGCCTGCTCTGAGTCCGGCAAGACCTTTTGCCAGCAGCCCACGCTCAAGCAGCACATGCTTGTGCACACAGGTGAGAAGCCCTTTGCCTGCCCCGAGTGTGACTAGTGCTTTAGCCAGCACCTCAAGCTCACACACCaccacagg acacacacaggggagaagccttACCACTGCAGTGAGTGCAGCCTGGGCTTCACGCAGGTGTCACGGCTTATCGAGCACCGGCGCATCCACACTGGGTAATGGCCGTTCGCCTGCCCCGAGCGTGGTCAGAGCTTCCGGCAGCATGCCAAACTCACCTAGCACCGGCGCATCCACACTGGGTAACGGCCCTTCGCCTGCCCCGAGTGCAGCAAGACCTTCCGCCAGTGGTCTACACTCACGCAGCACCTGCACACCCACTGGCAGAAGCCCTTTGCCTGCCAGTACTGTGGTCGCTGTTTCCACCAGAGCACCAAACTCATCCAGCACCAGCATGTGCACATCGCCAAATAG
- the TRIM28 gene encoding transcription intermediary factor 1-beta, which produces MAASAAAASAASAASGSPGPSEGSAGGEKRAAASSASASASASASSPAGGGGEALELLEHCGVCRERLRPEREPRLLPCLHSACSACLGPAVPAAANSSGDGGAAGDGAVVDCPVCKQQCFSKDIVENYFMRDSGNKSASDAQDANQCCTSCEDNAPATSYCVECSEPLCETCVEAHQRVKYTKDHTVRSTGPAKSRDGERTVYCNVHKHEPLVLFCESCDTLTCRDCQLNAHKDHQYQFLEDAVRNQRKLLASLVKRLGDKHATLQKSTKEVRSSIRQVSDVQKRVQVDVKMAILQIMKELNKRGRVLVNDAQKVTEGQQERLERQHWTMTKIQKHQEHILRFASWALESDNNTALLLSKKLIYFQLHRALKMIVDPVEPHGEMKFQWDLNAWTKSAEAFGKIVAERPGTNSTGPTPMAPPRAPGPLSKQGSGSNQPMEVQESYGFGSDDPYSSAEPHVSGVKRSRSGDGEVSGLMRKVPRVSLERLDLDLTADSQPPVFKVFPGSTTEDYNLIVIERGAGAATAGQPGTAPPLPGMAIVKEEETEAAIGAPPAATEGPETKPVLMALAEGSGAEGPRLASPSGSTSSGLEVVAPEGSSVPAGGPGTLDDSATICRVCQKPGDLVMCNQCEFCFHLDCHLPALQDVPGEEWSCSLCHVLPDLKEEDGSLNLDGADSTSVVAKLSPANQRKCERVLLALFCHEPCRPLHQLATDSTFSLDQPGGTLDLTLIRARLQEKLSPPYSSPQEFAQDVGRMFKQFNKLTEDKADVQSIIGLQRFFETRMNEAFGDTKFSAVLVEPPPLSLPGAGLSSQELSGPGDGP; this is translated from the exons ATGGCGGCTTCGGCGGCGGCGGCATCGGCCGCCTCGGCTGCCTCTGGCAGCCCGGGCCCCAGCGAGGGCTCGGCGGGCGGCGAGAAGCGCGCCGCTGCCTCCTCGGCTTCGGCGTCAGCTTCGGCTTCCGCGTCGTCGCCCGCGGGGGGCGGCGGAGAGGCGTTGGAGCTGCTGGAGCACTGCGGCGTCTGCCGGGAGCGCCTGCGGCCGGAGAGAGAACCGCGCCTGCTTCCCTGCCTGCACTCGGCCTGCAGCGCCTGCCTCGGGCCTGCAGTCCCTGCCGCTGCCAACAGCTCGGGAGATGGCGGCGCGGCGGGCGACGGCGCTG TGGTGGACTGCCCTGTGTGTAAGCAGCAGTGCTTCTCTAAAGACATCGTGGAGAATTATTTTATGCGCGACAGTGGCAACAAGTCTGCCTCCGATGCCCAAGATGCAAACCAG TGCTGCACTAGCTGTGAGGATAACGCCCCAGCTACCAGTTACTGCGTGGAGTGTTCGGAGCCACTGTGTGAGACATGCGTGGAGGCACACCAGCGCGTGAAGTACACCAAGGACCATACCGTGCGCTCCACTG GGCCAGCTAAGTCTCGGGATGGTGAGCGTACCGTCTATTGCAATGTGCACAAGCATGAGCCTCTCGTGCTGTTCTGTGAGAGCTGTGACACTCTGACCTGCCGAGACTGCCAACTTAACGCTCATAAGGACCACCA GTATCAGTTCCTAGAGGATGCAGTGAGAAACCAGCGTAAGCTCCTGGCCTCACTGGTGAAGCGCCTGGGGGACAAACATGCCACACTGCAGAAGAGCACCAAGGAGGTTCGCAGCTC GATCCGCCAAGTGTCTGATGTGCAGAAGCGTGTGCAGGTGGATGTCAAGATGGCCATCCTACAGATCATGAAGGAATTGAATAAGCGGGGCCGTGTGCTGGTCAATGATGCCCAA AAGGTGACTGAAGGTCAGCAGGAGCGTCTGGAGCGGCAGCACTGGACCATGACTAAGATCCAGAAGCACCAGGAGCACATCCTgcgttttgcctcttgggctctgGAGAGTGACAACAACACAGCCCTGTTACTCTCTAAGAAGCTG ATCTATTTCCAGCTGCACCGGGCCCTCAAAATGATTGTGGATCCAGTGGAGCCACATGGCGAGATGAAGTTTCAGTGGGACCTCAATGCCTGGACCAAGAGTGCCGAGGCCTTTG gcaaGATTGTGGCAGAGCGTCCTGGTACCAACTCTACGGGCCCTACACCCATGGCACCTCCAAGGGCCCCAGGTCCCCTGAGCAAGCAGGGCTCTGGCAGTAACCAG CCCATGGAGGTGCAGGAAAGCTATGGCTTTGGGTCAG ATGATCCCTATTCAAGTGCAGAGCCCCATGTATCAGGTGTGAAGCG GTCCCGCTCAGGTGACGGGGAGGTGAGCGGCCTCATGCGCAAGGTGCCACGAGTGAGCCTAGAACGTCTGGATCTGGACCTCACAGCTGATAGCCAGCCGCCTGTCTTCAAGGTGTTCCCAGGCAGCACTACTGAGGACTATAACCTCATTGTTATTGAacgtggtgctggtgctgcaacGGCTGGCCAGCCTGGGACTGCTCCACCGCTGCCTGGCATGGCCATTGTCAAG gaggaagaaacagaagctgCCATTGGAGCGCCTCCTGCTGCCACTGAGGGTCCTGAGACTAAGCCTGTGCTGATGGCTCTGGCAGAGGGCTCAGGTGCAGAGGGTCCTCGCCTGGCCTCACCGAGTGGCAGCACCAGCTCAGGCTTGGAGGTGGTGGCTCCTGAGGGCTCCTCAGTCCCAGCTGGTGGCCCGGGCACCCTGGATGACAGTGCTACCATCTGCCGTGTCTGCCAGAAGCCAGGTGACCTGGTCATGTGCAACCAGTGTGAGTTTTGCTTCCACCTGGACTGCCACCTGCCTGCCTTGCAGGATGTGCCAGG GGAGGAGTGGAGCTGTTCACTCTGCCATGTGCTCCCTGATCtgaaggaggaggatggcagcctCAACCTGGATGGTGCAGACAGCACTAGTGTGGTAGCAAAGCTTTCGCCAGCCAATCAGCGG AAATGTGAGCGCGTGCTGCTGGCCCTGTTCTGCCATGAGCCTTGTCGTCCCTTGCACCAGCTGGCCACTGACTCCACCTTTTCCCTG GACCAGCCTGGTGGCACTTTGGACCTGACACTGATCCGTGCCCGTCTCCAGGAGAAATTGTCGCCCCCTTACAGTTCCCCACAGGAGTTTGCCCAGGATGTGGGCCGCATGTTCAAGCAGTTTAACAAGTTGACAGAG gacaAGGCGGATGTGCAGTCCATCATCGGCCTGCAGCGCTTCTTCGAGACACGCATGAATGAGGCCTTCGGGGATACCAAGTTCTCTGCTGTGCTGGTGGAGCCTCCGCCGCTGAgcctgcctggggctggcctAAGTTCCCAGGAGCTGTCTGGCCCTGGTGATGGTCCCTGA
- the CHMP2A gene encoding charged multivesicular body protein 2a: MDLLFGRRKTPEELLRQNQRALNRAMRELDRERQKLETQEKKIIADIKKMAKQGQMDAVRIMAKDLVRTRRYVRKFVLMRANIQAVSLKIQTLKSNNSMAQAMKGVTKAMGTMNRQLKLPQIQKIMMEFERQAEIMDMKEEMMNDAIDDAMGDEEDEEESDAVVSQVLDELGLSLTDELSNLPSTGGSLSVAAGGKKAEATASALADADADLEERLKNLRRD; the protein is encoded by the exons ATGGACCTGCTGTTTGGGCGCCGGAAAACGCCAGAAGAGTTGCTTCGGCAGAACCAGAGGGCCCTGAACCGTGCTATGCGGGAGCTGGACCGTGAGCGGCAGAAGCTCGAGACCCAGGAAAAGAAGATCATTGCAGACATCAAGAAGATGGCCAAGCAGGGCCAGATG GATGCCGTGCGCATCATGGCCAAAGACCTCGTGCGCACCCGGCGTTATGTGCGCAAGTTTGTGCTGATGCGAGCGAACATCCAAGCCGTGTCCCTCAAGATCCAGACACTCAAATCCAACAATTCCATGGCACAGGCCATGAAGGGTGTCACCAAGGCCATGGGCACCATGAACAGACAG CTAAAACTGCCCCAGATCCAGAAGATCATGATGGAGTTTGAACGACAGGCAGAGATCATGGACATGAAGGAGGAAATGATGAACGATGCCATTGATGATGCCATGGGTGACgaggaagatgaggaagaaag TGACGCTGTTGTATCTCAAGTTCTGGATGAGCTGGGACTGAGCCTGACCGATGAGCTGTCAA ACCTCCCCTCCACTGGAGGTTCACTCAGTGTGGCTGCTGGTGGAAAAAAAGCAGAGGCCACAGCCTCTGCCCTGGCTGACGCAGACGCAGACCTGGAAGAGAGGCTCAAGAACCTGCGGAGGGActga
- the UBE2M gene encoding NEDD8-conjugating enzyme Ubc12: MIKLFSLKQQKKEEESAGGTKGSSKKASAAQLRIQKDINELNLPKTCDISFSDPDDLLNFKLVICPDEGFYKSGKFVFSFKVGQGYPHDPPKVKCETMVYHPNIDLEGNVCLNILREDWKPVLTINSIIYGLQYLFLEPNPEDPLNKEAAEVLQNNRRLFEQNVQRSMRGGYIGSTYFERCLK; this comes from the exons atGATCAAGCTGTTCTcgctgaagcagcagaagaaggaggaggagtcgGCGGGCGGCACCAAGGGCAGCAGCAAGAAGGCGTCGGCGGCGCAGCTGCGGATTCAGAAGG ACATAAACGAGCTGAACCTGCCCAAGACGTGTGACATCAGTTTCTCAGACCCGGACGACCTCCTAAATTTCAAGCTGGTCATCTGTCCTGATGAG GGTTTCTACAAGAGTGGGAAGTTTGTGTTCAGTTTTAAG GTGGGCCAGGGTTACCCACATGACCCCCCCAAGGTAAAGTGTGAGACGATGGTCTATCACCCCAACATTGACCTCGAGGGCAACGTCTGCCTCAACATCCTCAG AGAGGACTGGAAGCCAGTCCTTACGATAAACTCCATAATTTATGGCCTGCAGTATCTCTTCCTG GAGCCCAACCCTGAGGACCCACTGAACAAGGAGGCCGCCGAGGTCCTGCAGAACAACCGGCGGCTGTTTGAGCAGAACGTGCAGCGCTCCATGCGAGGTGGCTACATCGGCTCCACCTACTTCGAGCGCTGCCTCAAGTAG